The sequence CAACCAGTGTTTTTTCTCTCCCCCAGACCGGCGATATGCTGTCGTCCCCCAGTGCTTCCCTCTGGATGACTTTGGCACAAAAGAAGGCGACTCTCTGGTGCCCAAATATCCCTCCATGCTTGTGTGGAGCTCCAGTGCTCTGCCACTCCCATTCCCTGGGGCTTCCTCCAGCATGTCCTGCCCCCCTGCACCCCTGGACCTGAGCTCTCCATCCAGCAGCAGCGGAGAGGAGGACGACTGCCGCACCTCTGACCCGCCTAGTCCAGACCCTAGCGACCGCTTCCAGTGCCCACACTGCGGGAAGAGCTGCAGCAGCCCAGCTGCTCTATCCCGCCACCAGCTCACACACTGCAGCCCGCAGGACAGCATGAGCGGAGCTACCAGCTCCATCACCAGCTCCAGGGCTGCTTTCCACTGCAAACACTGTCCCAAAGAGTACAACAGCCTGGGTGCGCTGAAGATGCACATCCGCTCGCACACACTGCCCTGCGTGTGCGGCACCTGCGGGAAGGCCTTCTCCAGACCCTGGCTCCTGCGGGGACACATCcgcacacacacaggtgagtTACAGTAaagtagagcagtgtttctcaaccatgttcctggaggatcgcgatgccggctcagcatcgtgatggctATCGGCCATCAGCGACGgaatcgtctatcgacccaaccctagtgtgAACAAATATTTAACTTACAAGTGTTTTTACTGAAAGGGATGATTCTCCTAAAAAtgtcctgttaatttactcacctacTGGGAATTTTAAATTACCCACAATGATCagggaataaataataataataataataataataataataatgttttgctgacttaatgagtaaatgaatagtaaatgttcagttttggggtGAATCgtccctttaaagggatagtgtaAGAAAATAATGAGGAGATTGTCATTTCTGGGTGACCTATTCGGTTTTCtgctggtcagaataacaacagaGCAGTGGAAATTCACCTAAACATGcttaaaaacatcaaatacaatttaaagtgtGAATGCAATCCACTACAAAGTATCTAACAACACTAGATTTGAATTTTCTGTACAGTTCTtttgcgagatgctaatggtctaatccaattcagtgatttatgctaagctaagctaaaagtgcccctTCCATACCCAGAGATTGActcaatgtatttaaaaatgatcaaactGTTTAACTCTTGAGGTGAAATGAGCCTCTTTTCTTTAAACAGCATGTTCTTCCTCTGCAATACACTAGCAATCACCCAGAGCAACTGTTTTGGGCTTTCACACATAATCCTGTTGTATTTGTAcccatcgtgtgtgtgtgtgtatactaaaCACAGCTCTCTATCTGTGTTTGAAGGCGAGCGCCCGTTCTCCTGCCCTCACTGTAACCGTGCATTCGCTGACCGCTCGAACCTGCGGGCTCATCTGCAGACCCACTCCGAGGTGAAGAAGTACCAGTGCGGCTCGTGCTCTCGGACCTTCAGCCGCATGTCCCTCCTGCACAAGCACACGCTGTCCGGCTGCTGTCCGGCGCTCTAGAGGACACACACACCACCTCAGTGACTGAATGAACTGTGTTCAACCACAAAGTGCCTTTCTTTCTTCCACAAAGGAGAGATGATATTTTTCTGCTGGTTTTACCAAAGAGAGACTCTGATGACTTGTCAGCCATATTTGCAACGTTCAGTTCATCCAAGACCAAAGTCTTATCTACATGAATGTGGGAAATCCTGAAAACTGAACtctcaatttttttataattattttttaggggttttcacctttattgacaggacagtggagctTTACAGACAGggaagtgtggggagcagagatacgGGAAAGATCGGCAAAgaacctcaagccaggaatcgaactcgggtcaccacaAGCACCTGGATgctatgtgttgacgcactaaccactaggctattggctaTTGAACTCTCATTTTAACTACATATTTCAAGTCAGCAATAAAATCTACAGTGACCTGCCTTATTACTGTAGTCGCTTTAgacttaaacacatttaaaacgcATAGTTTCCGGTTTGGTCCTGCTACTGTGTGCACGTAACAATTGGCACAACGCCAATCTCCTTTACGGCTGTTTCCATGGTAACCAGAGGATGCTGTTATAAACACTTGATGCAAAGACTGGAGGATGACAGTAAAGGGCAGGATATGTGATGGGATGTGCTGTGATGATTTTCTTCTGGTCAAAATCAATGCAGACACACAGTAATGGACAAACGACAGGgagaaatgaagcactcagtcaagtttacattatgttgtacattggattccacttaaatatattaaacatactcaattaatgtaaccattttgcagaaaactgcatgttttacgatagattttagacctagggcgcagccatctttaaatatcgctgtgtctgacgtcacggggttggttcagtttcctcagctgaacagatacagtgaaagtaaaggactgaacacggaaactgtaaagcctaatttaacccaatgcatgaagttgtggacgtggagctgctgcaaatacaagcatcagatgtgtgtctaatataaatatatttatttattctatttttcttttttcccttttaattaccaaTCATTTGAtacgctttggtccactctctgtattatgctgTCTGACTGGATTTCATGGGTTTACAGACTAATCACAGAGACCAGAGAGCCTAATTCAACCCaatgcatcgcagagctggtgcaaatacaacaaatacaagcaatTAAGTTGTGTATTTCTCTTTTGTTAATACCTTTCGTTTGATGTGCTTTGCTCCACTCTCTCACGCTGCACCAGCACTGCCTGACGGGGAGATATACATTCAAACTAATGTAATGATTTAAATCATACAAGACTTCACACTCAAAGTCACGTCTGTATGGTTTATGTCCAGACATATTCCCTTTTCGCTGGATCTCTCAACATCTATAAAGGACTTAAATACCTGCCATGTGAAAAAACGCgctgatcttagtttggtttgaacgcAGAAAGAGGTGAGGGGCTGTAGCAGTGAGAAGTGAAAGCACCTGCCCCCATTACGTCAGTAGCAGACCTTGTTGAAACCTATACAGGCAGTCAGgtagcgtaatacagagagtggaccaaagtggATCAAATGATCgataattaaaaaggaaaaaagaaaaatcgaataaatatatatttttatattagacacacatctgatgcttgtatttgcagcagctccacgtccacaacttcacgcattgggttaaattagactttacagtctcctttacttccactgtatctgttcagctgagggaactgAACCAACCCCATGAtgtcagacacagcgatattcaaagatggcggcgccctaggtctaaaatctatagtaaaacatgcagtTTTCTTCTAattggttacattaatcgagtatctttattatattttcattaaagtgtaaTCCAAAGTTCAGAATACGgcaaacttgactgagtgcttcatttccccgaTAACAAACAAGCCAATCTGTACAAACCCCTCCCCCACAGAACAATAAAGACTGACGATTGGCTAATTTGACTGGAAGGCGGGACTTCCTTTGCTATGGCAGCCATACGGAGTGTTGCACTTTTTCGCATTCATAACAATGCAACTAAACCGTCTGTGTCTATCAGTAGTCTTTGGTTTTACCTTGCATTCCTTACACGGTGTCCTACCCAGTCTGCAGGTTTAAAGGGTCTGGCCTGGCTCTGATGGATTCCCAGGATGCACCCCGGTGCCGGCTGGTCCGGGCCTGTGAGGCACAGCtgctgtaaagtgtgtgtgtctctcagCAAGGTCTGTGTAGATGTATTGAGACAGCTGTTGCAGCGACACATGCGCTAGCTCTCAGCGTCCGCTTACCTCCTGAAAGGCACACCAAAGACCTGTTTTAATAAGAAGTTCAATTAGGCTGTGGAATTCTCTCTGTAATTCGAGCTTTGAGGTATTGTGTCCATCGGCTTCTCTTAAATGTGCAGTCTGATTCGGCGGCTCAGTGTTTTATTCTCTTAAAGGTGTCAAGAAGAGAGCCGTTTGGGATTTGGAAGAGGTTTATGTACAAAATCTCTTACTTACAGTGgtagatcacccaaaaattagGAAATGGactcattatttactcgccctcgagTGGCTCCAagttgggtttctttcttctgttgaacacaaaagaagatattttgaagaatgttggaaagctgtaACCTGTAAATCTTGATATCTATAGTACTATACTGTAAAActcaagtcaactttattaaatgaaatgtgtgtaggtaactcaaaattgactcaaagttaattctactcatttggaaagagttttgaactcagtgttgaaggtaatgggttcattaaatacctcattacttcagcttcaagttcacagtactcatagtttttgaactcaaatggtttgttgcaatcagtttcctcaaatagtttgagttgccttaacctattgggttttacagtactccgagttctcttcatttattgggttttactgtgctcaaattgcgtCATTTACTcatatggattaagttcacagtactcattaggactagtttttgaacttaaatggtttgttgcaatcggtttcctcaaatagtttgagttgccttaacttttggggttttacagtgcactattgaagtcaatggctgtttttaccCATCATTATACAGAATATCTcgtcttgtgttcaacagaagagagaaactcaagCAGTTTTTGAACAAGCGTAGGAtgcataaatgatgacagaactttcatattttggggtgagctgtccctttaaggtCTTCCATGAAGCCTGTATCATCTGGTGCTCTGTGGACGTATTTTTTTCCAAAGCCACAGTGCTTTATATGAAACGGTTTGTCTTTATGTTGTTATTATGTTGAACATTTGACGCAAACCAAATGCTATGCAATCTTTTTTTGAGCATTGAAGATGTTTTAGTGTATTTCTACTTCTGTCTCTACAGTTTTTTTGTCCAATAAAgtaatttatgttttttgtttaaaaaggAAAGTGgctaaattgtgtttttaattagaGTGGAATGTGGTAATGAATcattaaatgaatatttactctaGATATCCTTTGTCAATCCAGATGAGTATAACTTCttatttagttcattcatttattttctttttggcttagtccctctatttatccgtgtttgccacagtggaatgaactgccaacttatccagcatatgttttacgcagcagatgccctttcaggtgcaacccatcactgggaaacacccatacactcctgcattcacacacacacatacaatacagacaatccagctcacccaattcacctgtacctcatgtctttggactgtgggggaaaccggagcactcagaggaaacccatgtgaacaaggagagaacatgcaaactccacaataaactgcaactgacccagccgaggctcgaaccagtgaacttctttctgtgaggcgatcgtgctacccactgcgccaccgtgacgccttatTTACTCCATGAAATAATTAATTAGATGATTAATGTTCTCATTAACAATATTCTCAGGCTGTTTTGAACTCCTAGCCCATTCAAAAACAACGTTTAATTTGATGTATAACCATGatgtgtttagtagttgtgtgatCGACACTGAACATCTTCTAATCTATTGAGCGTGTTTCTCTGCTCCTCGGAAAAGTGGTTTAATGTTGCACTTTTGTCTGTGTAACATGATGTGAAGAGATAGTACTTCAAAATACtggtgtatattcattcattcatttactttcggcttagtccctttattaatctggggtcgccacagcggaatgaaccgccaacttattcagcacatgttttacgcagcggatgcccttccagctgcaacccatcactgggaaacatccatacacactcattcacacacatacactacgagtaatttagcctacccaatttacctgtaccgcatgtctttggactgtgggggaaactggagcacccggaggaaacccatgtgaacacggagagaacattcaacctccacacagaaacgccaactgacccagctgaggctcgaaccagcaaccttcccgctgcgccaccgcgtcgcctactggtgtataatacaataataataaaaaatacagtagtttaccataaaatatAGAATATTATTTTACGGTTTCTACTGTAGGGTTTTATAGTAATGATCTGGCAACCATTTTAtcaccgtaaattttacagatgtATTTTTTGGTTTACCGTAGTGTTTTTAGTGGTTTTCCCTGTTCATTTTCTCCCCAGATTATATTGTACCTTTAAAACCCCCCTCAAAAAACCTTTAAGCTCATTATTTAAGCACATCATAGTTGTGTAAATTCACCCTGAGCATTTCATGAACGCATTCAGAAATATGTCAAAGGTAAGTTTTACGACAGACTAAGATCTTACCCCAGGTTTGATCATACTTCTTGAGCTCAGTTATTTATATCTGACTAGTAGCGTCTAGACACAGTCAGATATTTTGAGTGATGGTCCGAACACCTGCACTCACTTTCTGCTTAGCCTGACGCTAACACAACCCCGGCGTCTACAGCAGACACATGGCCAGCAAATGCTCAAGTCTGAGACCCTGCAGGTGGAGGACGAGCGAGAGGGAGGATGAAGACTTGCAGAAACCGAGCAGAAGCCCATAGTCTGCACCATTAAGACCAGTGGGTCCAGCTCCCAGCTCCAGATCTGTCAAACACACAGATATGCCTCCCCGaggggaaatttaataaatgtggGAAATGCCAGCAATCTGTGCTTTGAATGTGGCTGAGGTTTTAAGTTCTGTAGACTCCTCCGCAAATCAGGCTTTCTCCGGCAGTCTGAATCCGCAAAGCCCCTGTGACCCGCGCTGACGCCAGCCGGTCGAGCTGCAGTAATGATGCACTTCCTCTGCTGATCTGAGGAGCAGGAGGAGGACATGCTTAAAGAAACACTgctcttttttgggggggaaaggcTAATTTTATGACTCCCCGAGAGTTAAACAGTTTAGTTGGATCAATTTTTTAAGTCTAATCTCAGGGTCTGTCaaaagcagtggtgtagtcctaaaaaataggtggtgtactattacccacccaatccaaatgttaaaagtaggcaaagaaacgacgaaagtcaatgtatctttgattcatttgatatatatatatatatatatatatatatatatatatatatatatatatatatatatatatatatatatacacacacacacacacacactgcacagctgcttgctgactaactaaaaacgagttcaggagcgggattctgccgccatatttatatcaaatttaacgGGTactgaaaagtagattttttactataggtgccctttaaagcacctcatgggacctttaaactcAGTGAATGTGGTAGTGTTTGCGTCATGAAAGGATAAACGAAATAGAAGTGCATTTCTGGCTCAGACCAAACatgaatttctgcagattttgtgtgattcaaatgtttaaaatgaaactaaagagacagctgttgtttaattcTTTTAGTTGAATCCCTGTATGAAATTTAATCGtcagcttggcaagcaattttggagaatttgatgtttccccattcaaagagTATGTCCAAGCATTCTGACCCAAAAGGCATTTCAATGACGGACATtcagtgaaatgacttgccttaaaaggactttgctattgtatggttcaaaaacactacagtatttactacagtatttcctTTCATGTGGAAGAGCTAAAATCTACACTAACTATAAACTCTGTGtgtatgtctctgtgtgtgagtctgtgcgtgtgtgtgtgggctgtatgGTCAGATCTGATTGGTGTTCAGCAGAATAGAGTGTTTGGGGCTCCTGGTTTGATGTGGTCATCATGAACTGGAGACACGCAGCACTGAGGGCTTGGTGGATCATGTTCACAGACAGATGACAGCGCTGTGTGGGAGTCTGGATGGGTGAAGTCATCCTCTTTCAGCCCACAGTCTGAACTGATGCCCCCGAATCACGGTCCTGTGCCTGTGAGGCCAGAGATCGTGTGTCTGATGGCAGtgcagttgcaatgtaacttaaattcaacaaacggaccattaaaataaagtgtgacccatataTGCTTATATAGGTTGTTTCCGTGTGGgctctcacttatttgccatagtaAATTCCATAACATGTGATACCAACTTCAAGTGTTCGCATGAGCTAGGCATTatgtatgacagttgccaaagtgagatatgagctatataggagacatatcttgtatgtatatatagagtTTATGTGTGGATATAATGAAGCAATACAAAAGACCtatatggcctgtatatgcacatacATGCACCTCAATTTAGCCAATATGTGGCATATATAACCCggccggtcctacgccacccaacccgctccgagctggtatcgaattggcgaccttccgcatgggagtcgggtgctttaccaaggaggctaaagaccatggcctctagcgtctgtcattAGAGCACcgttagaggtcagaggagtgaggtttacctgcacagcacttactagctggcctccgttacactcacccccccttaacctcactcccatccgggtcacggcaccaatgtaaccccgccggtcctacgccacccaacccgctccgggCTGGTATTGAAttggcgaccttccgcatgggagtcggttgctctaccaaggaggctaaagaccatagcctctagcgtctgtcgcaatagcacctttagaggtcagaggagtgaggtttacctgcacagcacttactagctggcctccgttacacatacagtatatacacatacatgcagcatatatattatcatatcaattcacctttatttgtatagcgcttatacaatgtagattgtgtcaaagcagcttcacataaaaggtgtttaagttcagttcagtttagctcagttcagtgtggtttaataatcactactgagagtccaaatactgaagagcaaatccaacgatgcgcagctctacagatcccgaaccatgcaagctaaaggcgacagcggagagggaaaaaacttcactaaatggcggaagtgaagaaaaaataccttgagagaaaccaggctcagttgggcacgaccattttaatttctccgctggccaaatgtctcgtgcagagctgcagtctcagtggcggaggctggaagctggcctcggcaaagactcgtctgtctctggagcgtcacaggaatcagtctcatgttctcctctcctccatgaccaccacagtagctgctcaggatacagcctggtccaggatatggaaaccttgagatcatctcatctttggtcttggatcgaatcagtgactctgcatagtctgagggcctcgggaagagtatccccaggtggaaatggagaataaagagaataattagcgtagctgctgttcatagtgtatataaacaagatgcataacctgtgtggaagccccctaagtggtgcactaagtgtatgctttactaaacagataggtctttaatctagttttgtattgggagagtgtgtctgagcctcggacgttatcaggaaggctattccagagtttaggagccataaatgagaaggctcgacctcctttactcgactttgctattctaggtactaccagaagccctaagttttgagatcttaaagagcgagttggattgtagcgagacagaagattggttagataaacaggagctaaattatttaaagctttatatgtaagaagcaatattttaaattcaatacgaaacttaactatatactgcatataggtttcatatgtgcatatgtatattcTCATATAGGTTCTATGTGGGggaaaagctaaataatcttatgtcaaaaggaaaaccaagattattttgcttaccccttatgcagattatttagcttgttttaagataCAACCCACTTCATTTCGCCATATGATTTCTTAAAACAATTTtttgcttttctagaaaatgcttcttaaatgaagagtttttagatatttggactagaaacaagacaaaaactctgtataacaaaagctttttttgcagtacACCTCTCATTTCTTTTCTTCTCCTCGCCTTTGGCTCCTCCTGTCCTCTCTCTGGACGCTCGGACA comes from Danio aesculapii chromosome 23, fDanAes4.1, whole genome shotgun sequence and encodes:
- the snai1b gene encoding snail family zinc finger 1b, with translation MPRSFLVKKYFTNKKPNYSELESQTDRRYAVVPQCFPLDDFGTKEGDSLVPKYPSMLVWSSSALPLPFPGASSSMSCPPAPLDLSSPSSSSGEEDDCRTSDPPSPDPSDRFQCPHCGKSCSSPAALSRHQLTHCSPQDSMSGATSSITSSRAAFHCKHCPKEYNSLGALKMHIRSHTLPCVCGTCGKAFSRPWLLRGHIRTHTGERPFSCPHCNRAFADRSNLRAHLQTHSEVKKYQCGSCSRTFSRMSLLHKHTLSGCCPAL